The following are encoded in a window of Vicia villosa cultivar HV-30 ecotype Madison, WI unplaced genomic scaffold, Vvil1.0 ctg.005589F_1_1, whole genome shotgun sequence genomic DNA:
- the LOC131642686 gene encoding uncharacterized protein LOC131642686, with amino-acid sequence MHARKSTGGSVPETFSVQGREGSAYVHNAIAGIVTRILNEGHKVDGIFVPLAQMSASENSKDDQDGQDDASKDQGDVETSIDNTDEKNPGAKEVETSEAINVETSGTKDAEVLEPEKAEEVTVAASKETPNEGPTVHDVVNLNDLDDSIDIADDELISSISHRVKTRKGKQACDQDFSKPQVTPQKKVTIKKVKKVLAEPSTTGSKATVKKRKERSVSVPEDDVLSDEFIVNLSQDCGDGTTDDFHKVYVRRKCIDFSPAVINLYLGRDAEAQPELEVTDNEVCKVITGGKVKKWPIKSKLSASSLNVRYALLHKIGAANWVPTNHTSTIAVGLGRFIYAVGTKTKFDYGTYIFDQTMSKDSVCKRESALSFHYKLLQRSDDKTSAGTSQPSKSVNKALLIAELKETCQELDNRKLKLENLIHSLEQSTDDDLAGEKGGDNMDEDKEAEEEAEEEAEGAESGSSDAAEWTSSSSDDNPGGSSDEDSDGSDD; translated from the exons atgcatgcaagaaaatcaactgggGGATCTGTTCCTGAAACCTTTTCTGTTCAAGGTAGAGAGGGTTCTGCTTATGTTCACAATGCGATTGCAGGTATTGTcacaagaatcttgaatgaagggcacaaGGTTGATGGGATATTTGTTCCTCTAGCCCAGATGTCTGCCTCTGAGAACAGCAAAGATGATCAAGATGGTCAAGATGATGCTAGCAAAGATCAGGGTGATGTTGAGACATCGATTGATAACACTGATGAGAAGAACCCAGGTGCCAAAGAAGTTGAGACATCTGAAGCTATTAATGTTGAAACATCTGGTACTAAAGATGCTGAAGTTCTTGAGCCTGAGAAAGCTGAAGAGGTTACTGTTGCTGCTTCTAAAGAAACCCCTAATGAAGGTCCTACTGTGCATGATGTTGTGAATCTGAATGATCTGGATGATTCTATTGACATTGCTGATGATGAACTCATCTCTAGCATCTCTCATAGAGTCAAGACTCGTAAGGGCAAACAGGCTTGTGATCAAGATTTCTCCAAACCTCAGGTTACTCCTCAAAAGAAGGTCACTATAAAGAAGGTCAAGAAGGTCCTTGCTGAACCTTCAACCACAGGGAGCAAGGCTactgtgaagaagaggaaggaaagaagtgTTTCTGTCCCAGAAGATGATGTcttaagtgat GAATTTATTGTGAATTTGTCTCAAGATTGTGGTGATGGAACAACTGATGATTTTCATAAGGTGTATGTTAGAAGAAAGTGTATAGATTTTTCCCCTGCTGTTATCAACCTATATCTAGGTAGAGATGCtgaggctcaacctgagcttgaagtgactGATAATGAGGTTTGCAAGGTAATCACTGGTGGTAAGGTTAAGAAGTGGCCCATAAAGAGCAAACTGTCTGCTAGTTCTCTTAATGTCAGGTATGCATTGCTGCACAAAATTGGTGCTGCTAACTGGGTGCCTACCAATCACACTTCCACCATTGCTGTTGGCCTAGGAAGATTCATATATGCTGTGGGAACCAAGACAAAATTTGACTATGGGACCTACATATTTGATCAAACTATGAG TAAAGATTCTGTTTGTAAGAGGGAGAGTGCTTTGtcttttcactacaagctgctgCAGAGGTCTGATGACAagacatctgctgggacatcacaACCCAGCAAATCTGTGAACAAAGCTCTTCTTATTGCTGAGCTAAAAGAGACTTGTCAAGAGTTGGACAACAGGAAGCTGAAACTTGAAAATCTCATCCACAGTCTTGAGCAGTCTACAGATGATGATCTTGCTGGTGAAAAGGGTGGTGACAATATGGATGAAGACAAAGAGGCTGAGGAAGAAGCTGAGGAAGAGGCTGAGGGTGCTGAGAGTGGGAGTAGTGATGCTGCTGAATGGACTAGTAGCTCAAGTGATGACAATCCTGGTGGCTCTAGTGATGAAGACAGTGATGGGTCTGATGATTAG